A stretch of DNA from Raphanus sativus cultivar WK10039 unplaced genomic scaffold, ASM80110v3 Scaffold0134, whole genome shotgun sequence:
TTTGATCAACACCAGTTAACACTAGCCAGAGCAAGTAGACAAAAAATTGAAGCGAACTTGAAATCAAGAACTAACTCTTTCGAGGATATGTTCTTGTTCACATGATCTCTTGAAACTAAACCCCGGAAGTTCCCCAAGTAAACATCATAGCCTGTGAAGTAAAAGAGTGTAAGATTCTCAGCAGTTGGTATGTGAATTAGTAAAGGACTGGATTATGAACAGGACGGAGCTTGAACCTTGGTCATACGCAGCAAAAGCTGGAGATCCGACAACTCCATTAGATACCCATCTGAAAAAGAACGCACAGATAAAAAGATTTCCTCAACCTTTCAGCTTAAGAACTTTGCAGCCTTTACAAGTCATCTAAGAAATAGACCATGAAACTCACCCCATTGAAGAATCCAATATCCCATGTTGTAGATAAACAGCTTTCCTTGCATCACGTCTGCAAAGAACAGTCAGGGATCACATACTTAAGGTAGAAATGGAAAGGATGCACAAGCGAGAGTAATACATCACAAGAAAGTTATACCTTGGTAACCTTTCCAAGAGAAGAACATATCCATCAGATGTAACAACACGAATAGCTTCGTAAGGATACCTAGGAGAGAAATCAAGTAAATATCAAAAACTTGAGAAcgagagaaagaaacaaaaaaaagaacaaaacaccTAAGCTGGCCTTACCCCAGCTCTGTGATGACATCTTTACACGTTCGAGTATCTGTGTTCATAGAGTTGTATAAGCGTGTGGGCCTTTCCGTAAGAGATGGATCAGTATCCCCTAAAGTGGCAGTCTGCACATTCACATCATCTGAAACGTCATCATGGCTTTCTTCACTACTGTTACGGCGAGAAGAGAACCATGATGACATTATTGCAAAAGCTTCCGACGGAGAAAGGATCATACGTGTAGCCctgtgaaaaaaatcaaaaatcgcTTCTATGCAGATCTCAATAGCGAGATGAAGATCCTGCAAAACAAAGCAGTGAGATGATTTCCAGAgagaatatttaaatattttaattattgcatGGACAAACACCTCAATGACTCCGCGTCTTCTATCAGTAGCTCGGTTAGGAACATCATGGTCTTTGCTCGACATAGTCTTGCTAAGACGAGGCCTAGGAGAACGCAGGTTCCTTCTTGGGCTCGAAGGAGCTCTTGCACTTCGCTTAGAGAACAAACGCAGGAAGTACTGAGGTATCGATATCAAGATCCGTACAGGGAATATCAACCACCAGAGAATAAAGGTAATCCACTCAGTCCAGTGGCTTTCAGGATTAGCAGAAGCACTGGCCCAAGAAAGGCGTGAGCTTTGAGAAGAAGGTGAAGCAGGCAAcacaccatcactctcttctcCGGAGGAATAGTCGGAGCTGGAAGTATCGGAATCCACAGAGAGCTCATGAACGAAGTGATTGAAAGAAGAGACCCCACTGCCAACGAAAATCGAAAAAGTTATATCAGCAAATCATCATCATTCATTATCATGAGAAAGATTGAGAAATGGTTCTAATACTTGTGCATCCAGCGTGGTAAACGTGGGCCACGGAAAGTGGGTCTGAGCTCCCAGCCATGGAGACCTTCGAGGATGTTAGCGTTGCCAGGGAGGAGGGTCAAGAGAAGAGCGGAGACACCGTTAATGCATCTAGCAATGTTGTTCAAAGACTCATATGTTACAGTTTTCACAGACCTGCACTACAAGCCAAAACCATTGTTAGTTTACGCTTGTTAAACAACAACACAAgggacaaaataaataaaaaaaacagagttacGTTACGatatcacacacacacacacaccgtGTCACcctcttctatatatatatatatataagtaatgaATTCAAAATCATGTAGCAACGGATTTTCTTGGAGAAAAAATCGAGATTAGAAAGTAAGGATTGGGATTACTATATAACGAAAGCAGAGATTCATCATAATAATAAGAGAGGATGATAAATGCAAAACTCTATGGATATAAAAGAAAGGATCTCACTCTTTGGTTACCGCCAGAGCGTTATCTACCACCCGTTgcatcacttttttttttttgtatccgTAATTTGATTCGGcgatctctccctctctcctcGTTATCCGCCAAAATTTTCCAGGGAAACGACGACAACGGAACAATTCTATCCACCTGAAATCCCCAATGACTTGACCAAATCGGAATGGAGTTTTATTCAGAAcgaatagaaagaaaaaaaaagaaggaaaaacagAGACCAAGAAAACGAGATTCCGACGAGATTCAAATAAATCCAAATGAACAATAAATTCGGGAGGATCCGATATTTTAGGGGCACGTCGGCGATTCTTACCGTCCAGAGAGAAGAGATCAGATGAATGACACGTGGATAACCGTTATTGGATAATATCGAATGTGATAAAGGAGACACGTTTTCTTTATTCAACGTGTGGGAGACGGAGAAGGTCGATTTACCAAACACGCAGACACAAATAGAGCAATGAGTAAATGCCACACACCAATAATTGCTTCtttaagattttttgtttttaagatatttttataatttgattcttcaaattataaacattttttaacaTTCCttgaaaaaataagaaaaaatccTCTATTTGCACATTCATATTATAGTTTAGttttattgttgtcaaaaaaaaaaatcctctaCTTGCAcattgaaacttttttttctgatcAAATCACATTgaaacttttcttttctcttctattCATTCATTTTTTGAGATAACCTTTTGCTTAACGCATGTGATTAAATTATTTGTGGCAACCACTGTACCTTAGTCGCTACGAGAGCagtactttttttttatggaaCAGAAAAAAATAGTACTAGTTGAACACGACCTAACTATTAAAGCCCACACCAAGGCCCATCTTATGATCCAATATGAAGTGTTTGGTAACCATGTAACTAGGGTTATagactcatatatatatgtcgTTATCTGTTCTTAAGATGTAACTTTGGCTGCTGTAATTGCAGCCTCTTTCAAACTCTGTTTCATGAATCAATCAATCTATTTTAATTCTTGGTGACAACTCTAAGTTtatctcttccttttatgtttCTTGCACAATAAAGCTTTATAAGctatttcattttttatcttTCAATAAAGCTTTTATGAGCTCAATCTTTCTAGTTTCATAAACattcacatggtatcagagcttcagtCGGTTCATGGGTATTATTCCTCTTTCAGAGCTTCTATTAAACTTGTCAAGTCAGCTTCCTTATCAGTTTTGGTAGAGTTTCTTTCCTGAACTCGAAATCCAAAGAAAGGTTGAGACTTTCTTGCGTTTTCAAGCCCTCTTTCTTCACAGACGGTTCATAGGATTATTCTGTTCATCTTCAAGCCTTAGTTTGCTCTGTCTGAGCAAATCCAGTCCTGTTTTCTTGAAGTCTTTTCGGCAGTGACCAAGACAGAGAAGAAGCTCGCCTGGTAAAACAAAGTTGGTGTTTTGGTGAAGCTGGCCACGCTGTCTGAAGAGGATAATGACTTTTCAAACAAAACTAGTAGTTTCTCCAAGTCACATGTCATGTTTCTTCTCACGGTAATATCTCTGTTCTTTCATGTGAGGATGAAAATAGATAGCTTCAGAACTGGAAACATATCGCTGGCTAGGTAGTTGCAATAGGATAGTGTTGGGTTTGAGAATAATGGCAGCAAGTTTCTGTTTTGATGAGTGCACACAAGATGTTTGGTTAAATGtccaagagaaaaaaaaaaacagactgTGAAAGTGAAGAGCTTTTGGTGGCAGATGGATAGGAAATAGAGAGTTGAGGTTTAGGCTCTTGTAGAATGATTTTTCTTTGGCTGTGAGATAGCTTAGTCCAGTTAggaggattaaaaaaaaaaaaaatccccaaCTTGTTGTGAGACAAATAGGTCAAAAGAACCTGAAGATGTTCTCACACTTATGTCTATTCTCCAAGCTGAATATTCATCTACCTACTTCCTATAGACCTTCAACTCGCCATGTCTCCTTCAAAACCATCTTCATGTGCATTCAAACTCAGCAGCTTCGTGTTCATCCGCTGCTCAGTTTGCGGGGGAGTATTAAAGCCCACACCAAGGCCCATCTTATGATCCAATATGAAGTGTTTGGTAACCATGTAACTAGGGTTATagactcatatatatatgtcgTTATCTGTTCTTAAGATGTAACTTTGGCTGCTGTAATTGCAGCCTCTTTCAAACTCTGTTTCATGAATCAATCAATCTATTTTAATTCTTGGTGACAACTCTAAGTTtatctcttccttttatgtttCTTGCACAATAAAGCTTTATAAGctatttcattttttatcttTCAATAAAGCTTTTATGAGCTCAATCTTTCTAGTTTCATAAACATTCACACTAACCATGTGAATATTTTGAAAGATCTATATATGCCCAAGCAAATTCAAGAGGTTCACATAAAGAGGTGTTTTTTCTTTGCCGAAAGTGCAAGTTAAATACATACACAGACTTGCCTGAATAATAAGAATCATAATACTCTGTCTGCCTCCAAAGGTTTTCATCATCTTGGCAAGAAAACATACACCATGGGAATCAGCAGCCTACAATACAGTAGCACAGCTTTTAAGGGCATTTGTAAGAAGCTCGATTCTCTTCATACCTGATTACCTGTCAAGTATTTAAACCCGAGCAAGGAGAAGAAACTGTTTATGTGTGAGTTAAGATAACTGCAGAACAATCCAGTGAGTTGCTTACTCAGATTTTGAGAGAGAGGTTTTACAGAGTGAGAAAGGGTACCTCTGCCGTTGTGTAGAATGCGAGAGGGGAGAGGATTCTCCGGAGGGTTTTTAAGAACAGAGTGGAACTAACTTTGAAATGCGCTCTATTTGTAGCAATTTACTTTATCTTGGCATCTGATGTGAATATAAGGAAGAAAGGGGCTAAAACactaaaaactgaaaattgaaGGACGAAACCGTAGAGGCAAAAAAGGATAAAAAGTTaacgccgttgccggggatcgaacccgggtcacccgcgtgacaggcgggaatacttaccactatactacaacgACTTTGATGTTCATTAttgtaatacattttataacaatataaataaatatgtttgttATTGACAACCCGCCGAGTTACTTTTGTTAAACTCGAAACAGGAAGCAAATATTTGTGAATGAAGTCGAAAACACTGAACAAGACACAAACATGAAATATCCAGTTTTGCAACCATAGTTAACACAAATCATGTGTTGTGCAATAACAATACCTGTCCATAGTCATACACACAAAACCAATTGATTCCGACCTTAAATACTAAAAAGAACCACAATTTTCTCTCaagcaaagaagaaagaaacttatTCTCCGAGCAAAATGGCTTCTTCTATTCTCTTTAtaactctcttaatctctttatCTCCAACCTTTCTACAACTAGTTCTCGCTCAAGTCCCAGGCACCACCGCTACATGTGCCTTATAATGCTTCTTTCCTTGGCTCCATGTGGTCCATTCGTGCAAGGCTTTGCCCAGCTCCCGACACAGCCTTGTTGTGATGGCTTAAACCAGATATATAGCCAAGAACCAGCCTGTCTATGTCTCTTGCTCAGCAATACTTCTACCTTGTCCCCTGCTTTTCCAATCAACCAATTTCTTGCTCTACAATTGCCTCTGCTTTGTAACATTCAAGCCAGTAAGAAGAAATAATTTGGGTTGCAAGATTCGATTGTCTTCTTGAAATCTATGATTATAGGACGAGAAGAACCTAGTGATTCCTACTCAATTTCCCCTCAAGTCTCTAGGTGTAAAGAACAACTCTCATGTCGCGGGTAAGCCACTTTACCCCCAAAGTTCTCAGCATCTTCATCttaactaaaacataaaaaggACTGAACATCTCAACAAGAAGTACCACTGATCTCGTTTTACTTCAACAGTGACCCCATTGGCTCAAGTTGCACCAAGACCCACCAGCTTTATGGGGCTAGGTTATGGTCT
This window harbors:
- the LOC108817540 gene encoding uncharacterized protein LOC108817540 isoform X2 gives rise to the protein MHNGVSSFNHFVHELSVDSDTSSSDYSSGEESDGVLPASPSSQSSRLSWASASANPESHWTEWITFILWWLIFPVRILISIPQYFLRLFSKRSARAPSSPRRNLRSPRPRLSKTMSSKDHDVPNRATDRRRGVIEDLHLAIEICIEAIFDFFHRATRMILSPSEAFAIMSSWFSSRRNSSEESHDDVSDDVNVQTATLGDTDPSLTERPTRLYNSMNTDTRTCKDVITELGYPYEAIRVVTSDGYVLLLERLPRRDARKAVYLQHGILDSSMGWVSNGVVGSPAFAAYDQGYDVYLGNFRGLVSRDHVNKNISSKEYWRYSINEHGTEDIPAMIEKIHEIKTSELKLSQPNIDEEINQEEPYKLCAVCHSLGGAGILMYVITRKIKEKPHRLSRLILLSPAGFHEDSNLIFTIVEYIFLFVSPVLACIVPAFYIPTRFFRMLLNKLARDFHNYPALGGLVQTLMSYVVGGDSSNWVGVLGTPHYNMNDMPAVSFGVAKHLAQIKHTGKFKMFDYGSRTANMEVYGSPEPLDLGESYEFIDVPVDLVAGKKDKVIRPSMVRKHYKVMRDAGVDVSFNEFEYAHLDFTFSHREELLTYVMSRLLLVEVTPPSQQRQSSQKGMKLKKKKKEA
- the LOC108817540 gene encoding uncharacterized protein LOC108817540 isoform X1; protein product: MQRVVDNALAVTKESVKTVTYESLNNIARCINGVSALLLTLLPGNANILEGLHGWELRPTFRGPRLPRWMHNGVSSFNHFVHELSVDSDTSSSDYSSGEESDGVLPASPSSQSSRLSWASASANPESHWTEWITFILWWLIFPVRILISIPQYFLRLFSKRSARAPSSPRRNLRSPRPRLSKTMSSKDHDVPNRATDRRRGVIEDLHLAIEICIEAIFDFFHRATRMILSPSEAFAIMSSWFSSRRNSSEESHDDVSDDVNVQTATLGDTDPSLTERPTRLYNSMNTDTRTCKDVITELGYPYEAIRVVTSDGYVLLLERLPRRDARKAVYLQHGILDSSMGWVSNGVVGSPAFAAYDQGYDVYLGNFRGLVSRDHVNKNISSKEYWRYSINEHGTEDIPAMIEKIHEIKTSELKLSQPNIDEEINQEEPYKLCAVCHSLGGAGILMYVITRKIKEKPHRLSRLILLSPAGFHEDSNLIFTIVEYIFLFVSPVLACIVPAFYIPTRFFRMLLNKLARDFHNYPALGGLVQTLMSYVVGGDSSNWVGVLGTPHYNMNDMPAVSFGVAKHLAQIKHTGKFKMFDYGSRTANMEVYGSPEPLDLGESYEFIDVPVDLVAGKKDKVIRPSMVRKHYKVMRDAGVDVSFNEFEYAHLDFTFSHREELLTYVMSRLLLVEVTPPSQQRQSSQKGMKLKKKKKEA